TATTAGCAACGATAAAGATTTCATTAAAGTCATTTCTAAATTAATTAATGTTTTGTCATTTAATAGATATATGTATCTTGGAGATTTTTCAGAATTTAGCTAAACAATTTCTGCTGATTAGTTTTCCAATTATTTTTCACTTACTTCTTTTTAACCAGTTCCTTAAGCTCTTTGATGTCTTCATGCAGCTTCTTATTTTCTTCTTTTACAGTTTTCAGCTCATCGGAGAGGCTTTCGTATTTTTCTTCAATGAGATTTTCAAGTTCTTCATCATCATCCTTCAGCAGACGGTCAGTTAAGAATGATGAAATGGCAGCTGTGATTGACCATATCCGACTGTTGTTAAAGTAACTATTACGAAATAAAAGTCATCAAACAGGCTGTATGATGTTCCCCAGATATACAGCGCTCCTGTGAAAATGAGGATAGTTAAAAAGACTCCTGCGAGGATTTTATCCAGATTTGTTTTTTTGATAAAGCGGTTAATGCCGTCAATGAACATGTTGAAGAGAGCTATTATTCTAAGTAATTTAAGAAGTCTGAAATATCTCAAAAGATTAATGCCCGGAATAACGATAGGTATGATAACATCAAAAGGAATGGATGCAATCAGGGCAAGTATATTATATTTTTCCTTTAAATATTCGGTTTTTGAAGCTGAAAAATAAAGGTTAATCAGCCACTCTGCCATAAGGAGTATGCAAACGCAAAAATCAAACATTTGAATCCCCATTTCAGTACCTTCCGGAAGGGTAAATAGCATTGCAATTGTAATCAGCAGAATGTCGATAATGATTAGAATGTTCAAAGCGAACCAGATTATCATTTCAAAATTAACTTCCTGACCTTTGAATTTCATTTCAACACTCCAAAATATTTAATAGCTTAGTTTTATCCGAATAATGCCCCAACTTCTATAAGTTAGTTGAATTGCAGAGTTGGGTTATACTATTATTTTTAGTATTAACTGTATTTGTTTGTTTTGTTGAATTAGTTGTATCAAGTGGTTTTTAAAATCATTTTTTAATTGACTATTGTGCCGTTAATGTTAATGTTTTGGGAGTTTAATGTTTTTTAATTGAAAGTTTAATTAAACAAGATATATCAAAGCGATTCGGAAATGAAGTTTTGAATAGCTAAATGTTGATGTTAATGTGAAAAATAATCAGAGGATTATATATTAAAAAATATTTGAAACACTTTCCCTGTATGGCTTATCATATTAAATTGAATAATGAGGGTGTTAAATTGATTTTTAATTTTAATTATCTTTTATATGTGAAATTAAACGTTTATGCGACATCTAATAATCTGACTATGATAAGTTAAATATATAAAAATTGAAAACTATTTAAATTATAATAATTATAATTAATATTATTAGTTTTTCGGAGGAATTATTATGGATGATTTAACAAATGATAAAGTTAAAGAGTTATATGATGTATTAGGAATATCTCCAAAATCTAATGAGTTAAATGACAAATCTTTTTTTAATACTAATGAAAAAGATGAACATTTGGCATGGAAGTCCTTAGAAGTTTAGGGGGTGTACCAATGCCGAATTTTCATGAGATTACTAAATGAAAGTAATCCTCAAAGTGTTATTTCAAAATATATTAATTCATATTCTGAAATGACTGGAAGAAATGTAATTGTATATTATTCAGGTTGGTTAAATCACACTCATCCTAGGTCTGGATCTAGCATTAATGATTTGGATAAGAATGGTTTCATGAGTGTTATTCATGGTTTAGACAAATCAAAAGGTTTAGACTTATTTTTACATACTCCGGGGGGTGATGTTGGAGCCACTGAATCTCTTATTGATTATTTGCATGATTCATTTGGAGGAGATATTAGAGCAATTATTCCACAAATAGCTATGTCTGGCGGAACTATGATTGCTTGTTCTTGTAAAGAAATTATAATGGGAAAACAATCAAGTTTAGGGCCTATTGATCCACAATTCAGAGGAATACCGGCTGAAGCCATAATTAAAGAATTTGAAAGAGCTAAAGAGGAAGTGTCTAAACATCCTGAAACCACTCCCATTTGGCAGACTATGCTTTCGAAATATCCTCCGGCTTTTGTGATAATCTGTGAAAATGCTCGGAAGTTATCTGATGAAATTTTAGAAAAATCTTTAACATATTCTATGTTTGATGAATCTGAAATTGATTCAATCGAGAAAATTAAGGAAGTTTTAGGCTCTCATGAAAACACAAAAAGTCATGGGAGACATCTTTCTGCAAAAGAATGTTCTAATATTGGTCTTAAAATTAAAAACATGGAAGATAATAATGAGTTTCAGGATTTAATTTTGTCTGTACATCATGCCTGCATGGATTTTTTCAATAAGAATGAGAATGCCATAAAACTTCTGGCTAATAATCAAAGGAAATTTTTCATGCAATAATTTTTTAGTTTTGAGCATTGTTGATTAAATGGGATTACATTTGGAGTATTGTATCTCTATTTTTCTCCTCTTTTTTTTGAATGGACCCTGCAATATAAATATAAATTTACAGTTTATATGCCTTATTAAATGTTTTAAGTAAAAACATAACTTTAATATTTTTTGTATAATTTGCAGTTTCCTTTTGATTAATATTATTGTAATAATCGCTGTGAATAACGGAAATTACATTGGCAATCATTGAAGATAATCTTAAGCCTTCCGGAGCTTAGAGCATATACAGAATGTAATCAGAATACAGATAATGCAGGAAAACTAATAT
The sequence above is a segment of the uncultured Methanobrevibacter sp. genome. Coding sequences within it:
- a CDS encoding ion transporter, whose product is MKFKGQEVNFEMIIWFALNILIIIDILLITIAMLFTLPEGTEMGIQMFDFCVCILLMAEWLINLYFSASKTEYLKEKYNILALIASIPFDVIIPIVIPGINLLRYFRLLKLLRIIALFNMFIDGINRFIKKTNLDKILAGVFLTILIFTGALYIWGTSYSLFDDFYFVIVTLTTVGYGQSQLPFHHS
- a CDS encoding S49 family peptidase, whose amino-acid sequence is MTGRNVIVYYSGWLNHTHPRSGSSINDLDKNGFMSVIHGLDKSKGLDLFLHTPGGDVGATESLIDYLHDSFGGDIRAIIPQIAMSGGTMIACSCKEIIMGKQSSLGPIDPQFRGIPAEAIIKEFERAKEEVSKHPETTPIWQTMLSKYPPAFVIICENARKLSDEILEKSLTYSMFDESEIDSIEKIKEVLGSHENTKSHGRHLSAKECSNIGLKIKNMEDNNEFQDLILSVHHACMDFFNKNENAIKLLANNQRKFFMQ